A region of the Romboutsia hominis genome:
CTGACGCACCATTAAAAAGAGCTGTTATGCCTTTCGGTGGTATAAAAATGGTTGAAAATTCTTGTAAGGCTTACGGATACGAATGTGATCCTGAAATAAGCGAAATATTTACTAAATATAGAAAAACTCATAACCAAGGGGTATTCGATGCTTACACTCCTGAAATGAGAGCTGCTAGAAGATCTGGTATAATAACTGGTTTACCAGATGCTTACGGAAGAGGTAGAATAATAGGTGACTACAGAAGAGTTGCTTTATACGGTATAGATAGATTAATAGAAGATAAATTAGCTCAAAAAGCTGAATACGAAGTAAGATGCATAGACGAAGAAGTTATAAGAGCTAGAGAAGAAATATCTGATCAAATAAAAGCTTTAGAAGCATTAAAGAGAATGGCTTTATCTTACGGATTCGATATATCTAAGCCAGCTACTAACTCAAGAGAAGCTGTTCAATGGTTATACTTCGGATACTTAGGAGCTATAAAAGATCAAAACGGAGCTGCAATGTCATTAGGTAGAACTTCTACATTCTTAGACATATACTTCGAAAGAGATTTAGCTAACGGAACAATAACTGAAGAAGAAGTTCAAGAAATAATGGACCACTTCGTTATGAAGTTAAGAATGGTTAAATTCTTAAGAACTCCAGAATACAACGATTTATTCTCAGGAGACCCAACTTGGGTAACTGAATCAATCGGTGGTATGGGTATAGATGGTAGAACATTAGTAACTAAAAACTCATTCAGAATGTTAAATACTCTTTACACTCTTGGACCATCTCCAGAGCCAAACTTAACAGTATTATGGTCTACTAGATTACCTCAAGGATTCAAAGACTTCTGTTCAAAAGTTTCAATAGATACAAGTTCTGTTCAATACGAGAACGATGATTTAATGAGACCATACTGGGGAGATGACTACGGTATAGCTTGTTGTGTATCTGCAATGAGAATAGGTAAACAAATGCAATTCTTCGGAGCTAGAGTAAACTTAGCTAAGACTTTATTATACGCTATAAACGGTGGTGTTGATGAGAAGTCAGGAGTACAAGTTGGACCTAAATTCGAAGCAATAACTTCAGAATACTTAGATTACGATGAGGTTATGGCTAAGTTCGAACCATTCACTGATTGGTTAGCTAACTTATACGTAAATACATTAAACATAATCCACTACATGCATGATAAGTACTCTTATGAAGCATTAGAAATGGCTTTACATGATAGAGAAATATTCAGAACTATGGCTTGTGGTATAGCTGGTTTATCAGTTTGCGCTGACTCATTATCTGCTATAAAACATGCTAAAGTTAAAACTATAAGAAACGAAGCTGGTATAGCTGTTGACTTCGAAATAGAAGGAGATTATCCAAAATTCGGAAACAACGATGACAGAGTTGACCAAATAGCTTGTGACTTAGTAGAAAACTTCATGAATAAAATAAGAAAGAACAAAACTTACAGAGATTCTTACCATACTCAATCTATATTAACAATAACTTCAAACGTTGTTTACGGTAAGAAGACTGGTAACACTCCTGACGGAAGAAGAGCTGGTGAGCCATTCGCTCCAGGAGCTAACCCAATGCACGGAAGAGATAACAGCGGAGCTTTAGCTTCATTATCTTCAGTTGCTAAATTACCATACGAGCATGCTCAAGATGGTATATCTAATACTTTCTCTATAGTACCAGGTGCTTTAGGAAAAGATATGACTGAAAGAGTAAACAACTTATCTTCAATGATGGACGGATACTTCTCTCAAGGAGCTCATCACTTAAACGTTAACGTATTTGATAGAGCTACATTAGAAGATGCTATGGAGCATCCAGAAAAATACCCTCAATTAACTATAAGAGTTTCAGGATACGCTGTAAACTTCATCAAGTTAACTAGAGAGCAACAATTAGACGTTATAAACAGAACATTCCACGGAAAAATGGCTTAATTTATAACATCTATAATCTTACATCAGATAGTTTAACAATTATCAAAAGTCAAAGTATATAATTTTTCAGAGTGTAAGTCTCATCAACTTACACTCTTTTTTTATTTATTTTAAAATCAATTATATATAATAACATTATAATCTAAAATTTTTTTACATTTATAGTTTGTATAGGTACTTACTGGGTATAATTAAAATATAAGGAATTATACATTACTTAAACAATATAGACTTTAAAGATATAATAATTTATAATATATTTAGATGATATTATGTATACAGTATATTTAAAACGCAATTTATAAAACGACTTAGAGGTGGATATTATGATAAAAGGAAGAGTTCATTCAATAGAAACATTTGGTACAGTAGATGGTCCAGGAATAAGATTTATAGTATTTATGCAAGGATGCCCATTAAAATGTAAGTATTGCCACAATAGAGATACATGGGATGCAAAAGGTGGAAAAGAATATACAACTGACGAATTAATCACTGAGGTGCTTAAGTACTCATCTTATATGAAATTCTCTGGTGGTGGTTTAACTGTTTCAGGTGGTGAAGCTACACTTCAACCAGAATTTGTAGCAGAATTATTTGCTAAAGCTAAGAAAAATGGTATACACACTTGCTTAGATACTTCTGGATTTGTAGATATAGATAAAATAGATCCAATACTTGATAATACTGATTTAGTTTTACTTGACTTAAAACATATGATAGATGATAAAGCTAAAGACTTAACAGGTGTAACAATACAAAAAACATTAAAGTTAGCTAAACACTTAGATGAAAGAAATATACCTGTTTGGATAAGACACGTTTTAGTTCCTGGTATAACAGATGATAGAGAAAACTTAGAGGCATTAGGTAAATTTGTATCTACTCTTAACAATGTAGATAGACTTGAATTATTACCATATCATACAATAGGTGTTCACAAATGGGAAAGTATGGGAATTGAATATGAGTTAAAAGGTGTTCCTGATGCTACTCCAGAAGATATTAAAAAAGCTAGCCAAGTTTTAAAAGAATTTGGTGTTGAGGTATTTAATAAATAAGCCCTTAAATTTCTTTGAATAATTTATATATAACAAAAAAGAAGTCCTAGGACTTCTTTTTTTTGTTATATATTTTAGAATTAGAATTCTAAATCTTCTACTTCTATGTTATCTATAGCATCTTGTATTAATTTTTCTACATCTAATGCATTTTCTGACTTTTCTATTCTCTCTAATCTAGGCTTAGTCACAGGTTTTTTAGGAGCAAATACTGTACAACAATCTTCTTCTGGAAGTATTGATGTTTCAAATGTTCCTATTTTTTGAGCTATATCAACTATTTCAGTTTTATCCATAGCTATAAGAGGTCTAAATACAGGTATACTAACTGATGCATTTGTGCAAGTTAGTCCTTGTATAGTTTGAGATGCAACTTGTCCTATACTCTCTCCTGTAACTAAAGCATCACAGTGTCTTTTTTCTGCTACTGCTTGAGCTATTCTCATCATAAATCTTCTTGATATTATAGTCATTTCTTCATCTTTACAATTTAGACCTATAGCTTTTTGTATTTCTAACATATTAACTTTATGAAGTCTTACTCTTCCACAATACTTAGCTAATATTTTTCCTAAATCTCTTACTTTCTCTTGAGATTTTTCACTAGTAAATGGATAACTGTGGAAATGTATACATTCTAGTTCCATACCTCTTTTTGCTACCATCCAAGATGCAACTGGTGAATCTATACCTCCAGATAATAAAGACATAGCTCTACCGTTTGTTCCAAGAGGTAATCCTCCATAACCTGGTATAGTATCGCTGTATACCATTACATGATTTTCTCTATATTCACAACGTATTCTAACTTCTGGATTTCTTATATCTACTGCTATTTTGTCTTTAACTTGAGATACTAAGTAACCTGCTATATCTCTACTCATTTCTTGAGAAGTAAATTTAAAGCTCTTATCTCCTCTTTTACTTTCTACTTTAAAGCTCTTTGCTCCTGCGTCTATTTTTTCTTCTAATACTTCTAACGCCAATTCCTTTAATTTAGTATAATCTTTTTCAGCTCTTATTGCTGGACATACTCCTACTATACCAAATACTTTTCTTACTTCTTCTGCAACTTCTTCATAATCATAGTCTTCTAAGTCTACATATATTCTTCCAAATTCTTTATAAACTTTAAATTCACCTAATGGCTTAAGCATATTTTTTACATTTTTTATTAACTTATTTTCAAATAAGTATCTATTTTTTCCTTTTACACCTATTTCCCCGTACTTAACTATTAATATATTATACAAATGTATCACCTCATATTTTGATTATCGTCTTCTTGTTGTTTTTCTTAAAAATTCAACTTCTTCTTATTATTTTTCTTAAAGATTCAACTTCCTCTTTAAGTATTTTTACAGCTTCTAAAATCTCTTCTTCTGTATTTAAATCTGATAAGCTAAATCTTATAGCTCCTTCTATTTCTTCATTAGTTAATTTCATTTGAGTTAGTACATGACTTCCTTTTTTCTTAGAAGAACATGCAGAACCTGTAGATACATACATACCTTTTTGCTCTAAGCAATGAAGTAACACTTCTCCTTTTATATCTTTAAATGAGATATTAAGTATATGACACACTCCATCTTCTGGAGAATTTATTTTTATATCTTCTATATTTTTAGATATTTCTTCTTTAAGTAAATTCTTTAAAGAAGATATTTTTTCTATTTTAGAATTTAAATCATCATTTATAATTTTTATAGCCTCGCCTAATCCATATATACCAGGTGCATTTTCTGTCCCTGCTCTTACACCGATTTCTTGTCCCCCACCAGTTAACATAGGTTTTATCCTGTTAGTTTCCTTTATATACATAAATCCTATACCTTTAGGCCCGTGGAATTTATGCCCACTAACACTCATAAAATCTATATTATATCTTGATGGTCTAAAGTTTATCTTAGAATATGATTGAACTGCATCTACATGTAAATAAACTTTGTCTTTTAATGACTTAAGGTACTTACCTATTTCTTGGATAGGTTGTATGGATCCTACTTCATTATTTACGTGCATTATAGTTACTAAGCATGTAGTAGGCTTTATAGCTTTTTTAAGTTCCTCTAAATCTATTTTACCTTCTCTATCAACATCTAAATATGTTACCTCACATCCATCGTTTTCTAAATCCTTTAATGTATTTAAAACTGATGGATGCTCTATACTCGTAGATATTATATGGTTTTTTCTTTTTTTATGTAGATTGACTACACCTCTAATTATAGTATTATTAGATTCTGTTCCTCCTGATGTAAAGTAAATTTCTTTATCCTTAGCACCTAAAGTTTTAGCAATCTCACTTCTTATGGCTTTTATATTCTTTTCTACCTCAACACCCTTTCTATGTAAAGATGATGGGTTTGCGTAATCATGGCTAAGTGCATAAACAACTTTTTCAATAACCTCACTATATGGTTTAGTTGTTGCACTATTATCTAAATATATTTCCATATTTTTCACCAGCTTCCTGTATTAAGTATTTATATAAATTCAAAATTATTCAAATATGTTTTATTTATTCTTTCCAATTTATAAATTATTTTATCAAATTGAAATAAAAATTTTATCTATTATATATTAACCTAAATAGACTTATTTATTATATCATATTTACGTTATTTTTTAAGGTTTAATAATAATATTACTAAATATATATTAAATATAATTGTTGTTTTATTTTATATATTCACTTATAATTTTAACTTAATAATTATAAATTATCACTATTTTGTAGAATTGTAATTTTTTTCAATATTTTTCTTTAAAGTATTGATTTTCATGTCGAAATTTGATAATATATAAACATGGTTATCCCCCTGATAACCTTAGTAAAATCTCTATTCCCAATACCCCTTTTAAATGAATATTTAATTCATTTAAGGCCTACTTCAGATCGGAAAAGAAGTAGGTTTTATTTTTATAATTTTCGTTTGACAATAAATTAACTTTCTTGAAAAGTATTGATTTTTATGTCGAAATTTGATAGTATATAGACATGGTTATCCCCCTGATAACCTTAATTAAAATCTCTATTCCCAATACCCCTTTTGAACGGATAAACTTTATATCCATTTTATCAAGTTGATAACGGAAATCAACTTGATAGCAAAAAAGAGCTTCCCCGAGCTCTTTTTTTTTATATAATAAAATATAAATTATTTTAATGAGTATATATTTTACTAAAATTTTTGACTTTGAATATTTTCTTATAAATTTTAAAAGTTCTTTATATACTAAGTATAATTTCATTTTTATTTTACATTTATCGTCTTTTTTTGCAATCCTCTAACTTTTTATCTATATTTCTATGAGTTTTACTTTCTTTTTAATAAATAATTAACTTTATTTAACATGCTTATATAGTTTTTTTTTGATATAATTTACTTATGATATATATGTATATATTTTTAAGGAGGGACATTCATGACTAAAAAGAAAAAAGTTGCTATAGTTTTCACAGGTGGAACTATATCAATGACTGTAGATAAAGAAATTGGAGCTGCTATTCCTACTTTATCTGGTGAGCAAATAATGTCTATGGTAACTAATATAGATAAAGTTGCTGAAATAGAAGTTTTAAACTTTGATGAAATACCTGGTCCTCATATGACTCCTGAAAG
Encoded here:
- the pflB gene encoding formate C-acetyltransferase, whose amino-acid sequence is MNAWQGFKEGRWTKEIDVRGFIQENYTPYEGNDSFLAGATENTKKLWEEAMALFKKERENGGTLDVDTKTVSMIDAYAPGYLDKELETIVGFQTDAPLKRAVMPFGGIKMVENSCKAYGYECDPEISEIFTKYRKTHNQGVFDAYTPEMRAARRSGIITGLPDAYGRGRIIGDYRRVALYGIDRLIEDKLAQKAEYEVRCIDEEVIRAREEISDQIKALEALKRMALSYGFDISKPATNSREAVQWLYFGYLGAIKDQNGAAMSLGRTSTFLDIYFERDLANGTITEEEVQEIMDHFVMKLRMVKFLRTPEYNDLFSGDPTWVTESIGGMGIDGRTLVTKNSFRMLNTLYTLGPSPEPNLTVLWSTRLPQGFKDFCSKVSIDTSSVQYENDDLMRPYWGDDYGIACCVSAMRIGKQMQFFGARVNLAKTLLYAINGGVDEKSGVQVGPKFEAITSEYLDYDEVMAKFEPFTDWLANLYVNTLNIIHYMHDKYSYEALEMALHDREIFRTMACGIAGLSVCADSLSAIKHAKVKTIRNEAGIAVDFEIEGDYPKFGNNDDRVDQIACDLVENFMNKIRKNKTYRDSYHTQSILTITSNVVYGKKTGNTPDGRRAGEPFAPGANPMHGRDNSGALASLSSVAKLPYEHAQDGISNTFSIVPGALGKDMTERVNNLSSMMDGYFSQGAHHLNVNVFDRATLEDAMEHPEKYPQLTIRVSGYAVNFIKLTREQQLDVINRTFHGKMA
- the pflA gene encoding pyruvate formate-lyase-activating protein, producing the protein MIKGRVHSIETFGTVDGPGIRFIVFMQGCPLKCKYCHNRDTWDAKGGKEYTTDELITEVLKYSSYMKFSGGGLTVSGGEATLQPEFVAELFAKAKKNGIHTCLDTSGFVDIDKIDPILDNTDLVLLDLKHMIDDKAKDLTGVTIQKTLKLAKHLDERNIPVWIRHVLVPGITDDRENLEALGKFVSTLNNVDRLELLPYHTIGVHKWESMGIEYELKGVPDATPEDIKKASQVLKEFGVEVFNK
- the thiI gene encoding tRNA uracil 4-sulfurtransferase ThiI — translated: MYNILIVKYGEIGVKGKNRYLFENKLIKNVKNMLKPLGEFKVYKEFGRIYVDLEDYDYEEVAEEVRKVFGIVGVCPAIRAEKDYTKLKELALEVLEEKIDAGAKSFKVESKRGDKSFKFTSQEMSRDIAGYLVSQVKDKIAVDIRNPEVRIRCEYRENHVMVYSDTIPGYGGLPLGTNGRAMSLLSGGIDSPVASWMVAKRGMELECIHFHSYPFTSEKSQEKVRDLGKILAKYCGRVRLHKVNMLEIQKAIGLNCKDEEMTIISRRFMMRIAQAVAEKRHCDALVTGESIGQVASQTIQGLTCTNASVSIPVFRPLIAMDKTEIVDIAQKIGTFETSILPEEDCCTVFAPKKPVTKPRLERIEKSENALDVEKLIQDAIDNIEVEDLEF
- a CDS encoding cysteine desulfurase family protein — encoded protein: MEIYLDNSATTKPYSEVIEKVVYALSHDYANPSSLHRKGVEVEKNIKAIRSEIAKTLGAKDKEIYFTSGGTESNNTIIRGVVNLHKKRKNHIISTSIEHPSVLNTLKDLENDGCEVTYLDVDREGKIDLEELKKAIKPTTCLVTIMHVNNEVGSIQPIQEIGKYLKSLKDKVYLHVDAVQSYSKINFRPSRYNIDFMSVSGHKFHGPKGIGFMYIKETNRIKPMLTGGGQEIGVRAGTENAPGIYGLGEAIKIINDDLNSKIEKISSLKNLLKEEISKNIEDIKINSPEDGVCHILNISFKDIKGEVLLHCLEQKGMYVSTGSACSSKKKGSHVLTQMKLTNEEIEGAIRFSLSDLNTEEEILEAVKILKEEVESLRKIIRRS